A portion of the Rhodospirillaceae bacterium genome contains these proteins:
- a CDS encoding transposase yields the protein MLTSAKTYEIEVADRLICGDRAYEQAARRARLKAAGIKDRIMHRRNKHRAALPHWQKRRNDLIARRRAPVEAVFSAFKRLYGQRRARSRSLERNASRLFAVAAVYNMRRACLLAGP from the coding sequence GTGCTGACCTCGGCCAAGACCTACGAAATCGAGGTCGCCGACCGGCTGATCTGCGGCGACAGGGCCTACGAGCAGGCGGCGCGCCGGGCGCGGCTCAAGGCCGCCGGCATCAAGGACCGCATCATGCACCGGCGGAACAAGCACAGGGCCGCGCTACCGCACTGGCAGAAGCGCCGCAACGATCTCATCGCAAGGCGCCGGGCGCCGGTCGAAGCCGTGTTCTCGGCCTTCAAGCGCCTCTACGGGCAGAGACGGGCCAGGAGCCGCTCGCTCGAACGGAACGCCTCCCGCCTCTTTGCCGTCGCCGCCGTCTACAACATGCGCCGGGCCTGCCTGCTCGCCGGGCCGTGA